CACGTAGTCGATCACCCGATCGCGGCCGTCCATGCAGAAGTCGACGTCGAAGTCGGGCATGGAGACCCGCTCGGGGTTGAGGAAACGCTCGAACAGCAGGTCGTAGGCCAGCGGGTCGAGGTCGGTGATCTTCAGTACGTAGGCCACCAGGGAGCCGGCGCCCGAGCCCCGGCCCGGCCCCACGGGAACGCCATTGTTCTTCGCCCACTGGATGAAGTCGGCAACGATCAGGAAGTAACCGGGGAAGCCCATCTGGATGATGGTGCCCAGTTCGAACTCCAGACGGTCGACGTAGCGCTGGCGCTGCTCCTCGTAGTCCGGCGTGGTCTCCCTGGGCAGGAGCACCGCCAGGCGCTCCTCCAGGCCTTCGTAGGAGGCGTGGCGCAGGTAGTCGTCGATGCCCATGCCGTTGGGCGTCGGGAAGTCGGGCAGGAAGTGCTTGCCCAGCCGCACCTCGATGTTGCAGCGCTTGGCGATCTCGACGGTGTTTTCCAGCGCCTCGGGGATGTCGGCGAACAGCTCCGCCATCTCCTCCGGGGACTTCAGGTACTGCTGATCGGAGTAATTGCGCGGACGACGCGGATCGTCGAGGACACGGCCCTCGCCGATGCAGACGCGAGTCTCGTGGGCCTCGAAATCCTCGCGCTTGATGAAGCGCACGTCGTTGGTCGCCACCAGCGGCGCACCGGTGCGTTCGGCCAGGGCCACCGCCGCGTGGACGTGCTCCTCGTCGTTGACCCGGGCGGTGCGCTGCAACTCCAGGTAGAAACGATCCGGAAAAACCGCCATCCATTCGGCCAGGAGCGCTTCGGCGCCGGCCTGGTCGCCACTGAGCAGGGCCATGCCGATCTCGCCTTCCTTCGCGCCTGAGAGGGCGATCAGGCCGTCAGCGGCCGCCTTCACCCAGTCGCGCTGAATGATGACCAGGCCGTTGCTCTGGCCCTCGGACCAGCCCCGGGACACCAGTTCGGTCAGGTTGCGGTAGCCGTCGGCATGCATCGCCAGCAGGGTCATTCGCGTGAGGGGGCCGTCCTCGAAGGGGCTGGCCAGCCAGATATCAGCACCGCAGATAGGCTTGATGCCGCCACCCATGGCGGCCTTGTAGAACTTCACCAGGGAACACATGTTGCTCTGGTCGGTGACGGCCACCGCCGGCATCCCCGCCCCCGCTACGGCCTTGACCAGCGGCTTGATCCGCACCAGGCCGTCTACCAGGGAATATTCGGAGTGCAGACGCAGATGGACGAAGGAAGCGGTCATGGAAGTCCTATGCAAAACGCGAAAACGACAAGGCCCGGATTGTACCGGGCCCTTTGGCAAAGCTACAGGCTTGAGGCCCCTGCCGACCACCAAGGGATCGACAGGGACAACACGGGTTCAGCGTCGGTCGTCCCAGATGCCCGGCTCCAGCTTGCTCTGGATTTCCGGGTACTGGCTGGCATCGAAGGTGGGCAGCTTGCCCGCCTTGCGCTGGGCGTTGTAGTCCTTCGCCAGCTTGATGGCCAGGTTGGACAGCAACAGGATCGCGATGAGGTTGGTGATCGCCATCAGGCCCATGGAGACGTCCGCCAGGTTCCAGACGAAGGGCAGCGAAGCCAGGGCGCCGAACATCACCATGCCGAGCACCGCCAGGCGGAAGATGAGCAGCCCGCCCGGATGGTTGTGCTCGAGGAACACCAGGCAGTTCTCCGCGTAGAAGTAGTTGGCGACGATGGAGGTGAAGGCGAAGAACAGGATGATCACCCCCAGGAAGTACTTGCCCCAGGCGCCGACCTGGCTGCTCAGCGCGTTCTGTACCAGCATGATGCCCTCGCCCTGCTGCGGACCGGCCAGCAGGATGATGGCGGCGGACGCGGTGCAGATCAGCAGGGTGTCGATGAACACGCCGGCCATCTGCACGTAGCCCTGGGAGGCCGGGTGCGGCGGATAGGGCGTCGCCGAAGCCGCGGCGTTGGGCGCCGAACCCATGCCCGCCTCGTTGGAGAACAGGCCGCGCTTGAAGCCGTTCATGATCGCCGCGGCGATGCCGCCGGCCGCCGCCTCGTGCAGGCCGAAGGCGCTCTTGACAATCAGTGCGAAGACGCCGGGGATCTCATCGATCTGGGTGATGATCAGCACCACCGCCACCAGCAGGTAGGCCACCGCCATGAAGGGCACCGCCAGCTCGGAGAAGCGGGCGATGGAGCGCAGGCCGCCGAAGATGATCAGCGCGGTGATGATCACCAGCGCGATGCCACTTATCCACAGGGGCACGCCGAAGGCGCCCTGCATCGCACCGCTGATGGTATTGGCCTGCACCGAGTTGAAGACGAAACCGAAGGCGAGGATCAGGAAGAGCGAGAACAGCACGCCCATCCAGCGCGCCCCCAGGCCCTTCTCCATGTAGTAGGCCGGGCCGCCGCGGAACTGCCCCTTGTCGTCACGGATCTTGAACAACTGGGCGAGGGTCGCCTCGACGAAGCCGGTGG
This genomic window from Pseudomonas furukawaii contains:
- a CDS encoding alanine/glycine:cation symporter family protein; the encoded protein is MQEIANLVVDSLNGLIWGKVLIWLLVACGLYFTLRLGLIQFLHFGHTFSVLKGSRKSDDAGISSFQALCTSLAARVGTGNVAGVAVAITLGGPGAVFWMWVIAMVGMATGFVEATLAQLFKIRDDKGQFRGGPAYYMEKGLGARWMGVLFSLFLILAFGFVFNSVQANTISGAMQGAFGVPLWISGIALVIITALIIFGGLRSIARFSELAVPFMAVAYLLVAVVLIITQIDEIPGVFALIVKSAFGLHEAAAGGIAAAIMNGFKRGLFSNEAGMGSAPNAAASATPYPPHPASQGYVQMAGVFIDTLLICTASAAIILLAGPQQGEGIMLVQNALSSQVGAWGKYFLGVIILFFAFTSIVANYFYAENCLVFLEHNHPGGLLIFRLAVLGMVMFGALASLPFVWNLADVSMGLMAITNLIAILLLSNLAIKLAKDYNAQRKAGKLPTFDASQYPEIQSKLEPGIWDDRR